In Tenrec ecaudatus isolate mTenEca1 chromosome 4, mTenEca1.hap1, whole genome shotgun sequence, a single window of DNA contains:
- the LOC142446549 gene encoding olfactory receptor 4A15-like isoform X3, whose product MEPRNNVTEFILLGLTQSLQVQKILFVVFLLMYIVTMMGNLLIVVTVVVSATLNAPMYFFLGYLSFIDAVYSTAVTPNMIINLLHKKKTISFKGCMIQLFIGHFFGGAEISLLVVMAYDSYVAICKPLHYMTTMSQRVCILLLLLAWVGGFMHAVVQLLFVYNLPFCGPNVIDHILCDMYPLLKLACTDTYVIGLTVVANDGAICVVIFLLLFISYGVLLNSLTSLGQEGRRKALSTCGSHITVVVLFFVPCIGMYVRIPSSLPMDKSLTVFCTVITPLLNPLIYTLRNAEMKSAMKKLWITKSNSLLSGLF is encoded by the exons ATGGAACCAAGGAACAATGTGACTGAGTTCATCCTCTTGGGGCTCACCCAGAGCCTTCAAGTTCAGAAAATATTATTTGTTGTGTTCTTGCTCATGTACATTGTCACAATGATGGGCAACCTCCTCATTGTTGTGACTGTGGTGGTCAGTGCAACCTTGAATGCCCCGATGTACTTCTTTCTTGGTTACTTATCATTTATAGATGCTGTTTATTCCACTGCAGTTACCCCAAATATGATTATAAACTTACTCCataagaagaaaaccatttctttTAAAGGTTGTATGATTCAGCTTTTTATAGGACACTTCTTTGGTGGTGCTGAGATTTCACTTCTGGTGGTCATGGCCTATGACAGCTACGTGGCTATTTGCAAGCCCCTGCATTATATGACCACAATGAGTCAACGGGTGTGTATTCTGCTACTGCTGTTGGCCTGGGTTGGAGGTTTTATGCATGCTGtagttcagcttctctttgtttaCAACCTTCCCTTCTGTGGCCCCAATGTCATAGACCACATCCTCTGTGACATGTACCCCTTGTTAAAACTTGCCTGCACTGACACCTATGTCATAGGTCTCACGGTGGTTGCCAATGATGGGGCGATATGTGTggtcatctttttgctattattcATTTCATATGGAGTCCTTCTGAACTCCCTAACGAGCCTTGGTCAGGAGGGGAGGCGCAAAGCCCTGTCCACCTGTGGCTCCCACATCACTGTGGTGGTCCTCTTCTTTGTCCCTTGTATTGGCATGTATGTGAGAATTCCTTCCTCCTTGCCCATGGATAAATCTTTGACTGTATTTTGCACTGTTATCACCCCTTTGTTGAACCCTTTAATTTATACTCTGAGAAATGCAGAGATGAAAAGTGCAATGAAGAAGCTCTGGATCACAAAGT caaactcattactctcaggTTTATTCTGA
- the LOC142446549 gene encoding olfactory receptor 4A15-like isoform X2, whose amino-acid sequence MEPRNNVTEFILLGLTQSLQVQKILFVVFLLMYIVTMMGNLLIVVTVVVSATLNAPMYFFLGYLSFIDAVYSTAVTPNMIINLLHKKKTISFKGCMIQLFIGHFFGGAEISLLVVMAYDSYVAICKPLHYMTTMSQRVCILLLLLAWVGGFMHAVVQLLFVYNLPFCGPNVIDHILCDMYPLLKLACTDTYVIGLTVVANDGAICVVIFLLLFISYGVLLNSLTSLGQEGRRKALSTCGSHITVVVLFFVPCIGMYVRIPSSLPMDKSLTVFCTVITPLLNPLIYTLRNAEMKSAMKK is encoded by the exons ATGGAACCAAGGAACAATGTGACTGAGTTCATCCTCTTGGGGCTCACCCAGAGCCTTCAAGTTCAGAAAATATTATTTGTTGTGTTCTTGCTCATGTACATTGTCACAATGATGGGCAACCTCCTCATTGTTGTGACTGTGGTGGTCAGTGCAACCTTGAATGCCCCGATGTACTTCTTTCTTGGTTACTTATCATTTATAGATGCTGTTTATTCCACTGCAGTTACCCCAAATATGATTATAAACTTACTCCataagaagaaaaccatttctttTAAAGGTTGTATGATTCAGCTTTTTATAGGACACTTCTTTGGTGGTGCTGAGATTTCACTTCTGGTGGTCATGGCCTATGACAGCTACGTGGCTATTTGCAAGCCCCTGCATTATATGACCACAATGAGTCAACGGGTGTGTATTCTGCTACTGCTGTTGGCCTGGGTTGGAGGTTTTATGCATGCTGtagttcagcttctctttgtttaCAACCTTCCCTTCTGTGGCCCCAATGTCATAGACCACATCCTCTGTGACATGTACCCCTTGTTAAAACTTGCCTGCACTGACACCTATGTCATAGGTCTCACGGTGGTTGCCAATGATGGGGCGATATGTGTggtcatctttttgctattattcATTTCATATGGAGTCCTTCTGAACTCCCTAACGAGCCTTGGTCAGGAGGGGAGGCGCAAAGCCCTGTCCACCTGTGGCTCCCACATCACTGTGGTGGTCCTCTTCTTTGTCCCTTGTATTGGCATGTATGTGAGAATTCCTTCCTCCTTGCCCATGGATAAATCTTTGACTGTATTTTGCACTGTTATCACCCCTTTGTTGAACCCTTTAATTTATACTCTGAGAAATGCAGAGATGAAAAGTGCAATGAAGAA ATGA
- the LOC142446549 gene encoding olfactory receptor 4A15-like isoform X1, which translates to MEPRNNVTEFILLGLTQSLQVQKILFVVFLLMYIVTMMGNLLIVVTVVVSATLNAPMYFFLGYLSFIDAVYSTAVTPNMIINLLHKKKTISFKGCMIQLFIGHFFGGAEISLLVVMAYDSYVAICKPLHYMTTMSQRVCILLLLLAWVGGFMHAVVQLLFVYNLPFCGPNVIDHILCDMYPLLKLACTDTYVIGLTVVANDGAICVVIFLLLFISYGVLLNSLTSLGQEGRRKALSTCGSHITVVVLFFVPCIGMYVRIPSSLPMDKSLTVFCTVITPLLNPLIYTLRNAEMKSAMKKLWITKCK; encoded by the coding sequence ATGGAACCAAGGAACAATGTGACTGAGTTCATCCTCTTGGGGCTCACCCAGAGCCTTCAAGTTCAGAAAATATTATTTGTTGTGTTCTTGCTCATGTACATTGTCACAATGATGGGCAACCTCCTCATTGTTGTGACTGTGGTGGTCAGTGCAACCTTGAATGCCCCGATGTACTTCTTTCTTGGTTACTTATCATTTATAGATGCTGTTTATTCCACTGCAGTTACCCCAAATATGATTATAAACTTACTCCataagaagaaaaccatttctttTAAAGGTTGTATGATTCAGCTTTTTATAGGACACTTCTTTGGTGGTGCTGAGATTTCACTTCTGGTGGTCATGGCCTATGACAGCTACGTGGCTATTTGCAAGCCCCTGCATTATATGACCACAATGAGTCAACGGGTGTGTATTCTGCTACTGCTGTTGGCCTGGGTTGGAGGTTTTATGCATGCTGtagttcagcttctctttgtttaCAACCTTCCCTTCTGTGGCCCCAATGTCATAGACCACATCCTCTGTGACATGTACCCCTTGTTAAAACTTGCCTGCACTGACACCTATGTCATAGGTCTCACGGTGGTTGCCAATGATGGGGCGATATGTGTggtcatctttttgctattattcATTTCATATGGAGTCCTTCTGAACTCCCTAACGAGCCTTGGTCAGGAGGGGAGGCGCAAAGCCCTGTCCACCTGTGGCTCCCACATCACTGTGGTGGTCCTCTTCTTTGTCCCTTGTATTGGCATGTATGTGAGAATTCCTTCCTCCTTGCCCATGGATAAATCTTTGACTGTATTTTGCACTGTTATCACCCCTTTGTTGAACCCTTTAATTTATACTCTGAGAAATGCAGAGATGAAAAGTGCAATGAAGAAGCTCTGGATCACAAAGTGCAAATAA